ATCGTCTGTCAACTTGCTGATTGAATGGCGAAGTTACCTGCGAAGTAATTTCTTGGAATCCCGCGTACCAACAGGTAGATTTGCGAACAGATTTTGGGCACTTTGCTCTAAGGATCGCTGATGCAGGAGGTGATTTGATGAAATATCTACCGCAGTTGTTTGCCAATAACCGAGAATGGGCTAAGAGAATGACGGCGCAGGATCCCGAGTTCTTTCGTCGATTGGCAGCGATTCAATCTCCGGAGTATCTTTGGATTGGCTGCTCGGACAGCCGCGTTCCGGCAAATCAGATTACGGGGCTCAATCCGGGAGAAGTATTCGTCCATCGCAACATTGCCAATATTGTAGTAGCGGATGACACAAATTGCCTGGCGGTTATCCAATTCGCAGTTGACGTACTGAAGGTCAAGCACATTATCGTGTGCGGGCACTATGGCTGCGGCGGCGTAAAGTCGGCGCTACTTGGTGAGAGTCACGGCATCGTAGACGATTGGCTGGTGCATATCCGAGATATTCAGGTTAAGCACACCGCGACACTGAGCCAATACCCGAGTACAGAGAAACGATGGAACCGTCTTTGCGAACTCAACGTCATAGAGCAGGTCGTGAACATCTGTCAGACGTCAATAGCTCGAGATGCTTGGAGCCGCGGACAACAACTCGACATTCACGGTTGGATCTATGATCTGCAGGACGGACTACTGCGCGATCTGGAGGTGTCATTGGATGATCCAAACAGAATGAAGCAGGTCTACTCGGAAGCGATCGACAAGATTCGTCATTCCGCCTAATTTCTCAATCGAGAGGTTTCTTAGTCTTCCCTACCCAATCCGGTGCGGAATCAATTCGCTGCCTGAGCAACAAGTTCAGTTGCGCCGTATGGTGCTGAACGTGCCGCATGCTGTAGAGCATCAACTCGACATTGGATAAGCCTGGACGTTTTGATCCGCAGGGTTGATGAAGATTCTCATCGGTCAATCCTTGAACGGCAATGCGACACTTGTTGCGACCGTATTCCAGGTAAGTCAGCAACTCTGCTGGAGTATATGCTCGAGCGGGTATGACACCGGCAGGGTCAAGCTCTTCCAAACCGAAGGGAGCAGGCGGTGCGAACTCCTTGCCGTCTTCTGTAAAGTAGAAATCGAGCCAAAAGAGCGTATGCGAAGCAATGTACCAGAATTCGGATGGTTCGGAGCGCTCGCCCCAAACTTCGGGAGGACACGCGCGAATGGCGTTCTCGAGCATGTCGATACTGGCGCCGGACTGCTGCCAGAGAGTTGTTTTCCAAGCTGTAAGCATTAGTAACTCCTTTGTAATCAGTTATCCTCCCG
This genomic interval from bacterium contains the following:
- the can gene encoding carbonate dehydratase gives rise to the protein MKYLPQLFANNREWAKRMTAQDPEFFRRLAAIQSPEYLWIGCSDSRVPANQITGLNPGEVFVHRNIANIVVADDTNCLAVIQFAVDVLKVKHIIVCGHYGCGGVKSALLGESHGIVDDWLVHIRDIQVKHTATLSQYPSTEKRWNRLCELNVIEQVVNICQTSIARDAWSRGQQLDIHGWIYDLQDGLLRDLEVSLDDPNRMKQVYSEAIDKIRHSA
- a CDS encoding DinB family protein codes for the protein MLTAWKTTLWQQSGASIDMLENAIRACPPEVWGERSEPSEFWYIASHTLFWLDFYFTEDGKEFAPPAPFGLEELDPAGVIPARAYTPAELLTYLEYGRNKCRIAVQGLTDENLHQPCGSKRPGLSNVELMLYSMRHVQHHTAQLNLLLRQRIDSAPDWVGKTKKPLD